CTGAAATTCAGTCTGACATCCCAGAGAGCAGTTTACACTCTGATTTTCCAACATACTGGGCGCTTCTTCATATGCTGTACAATAGTTATACATGAACAATCAAGCACTAGTCAATCAGTGTGGAAGCTCACTACCTGACAACGTCTGACAACAGGCTCAGTCCTACATGTGGCACTGATTGATAAGTTAGTTCTTCTAATAACGTAtgcattcagttgttttttttcttcattttttagattttatttgttATACTGCCGATCAATATACAGTTTAAATGACATACCTAGTCTGGTCCCAGATAAAGTTTACACTTTACATCTTACTCTCAaggcaacaaagaaaacaaatatttattctAAAATATGGGTCTTtactttaaatactttaaacCTCCATTATTCTACAGCACAGAGCCATAAGCTGAAATGGAGTCTGTTCTGAAAGCAAGTTCTCTCTACATCTGCAAAACTTCACAGGGTGTAGGAGGGAATGAGGAGAGAAAAAGGAAGCAATGTAGGAACTGGGGTGGGTTCTCGTGATGCTAAAACTCACAGACGTGTCCCGCGGATGACCTCATCCATGGATCCCACTGCGCTCGACTGACTCGGATTGGGAACAAGAGGCAGGAGGGTTCGGGGAGGAGGGTTCCTGCGTCGGGCCGATTGTGCTGGGCGGGACAGCGAGGAAGAGCTCTGCTCCAGGGGTCGGCGAGGGCGAGGTTTGTTGGAGGGGACCGCGCTAGATCCCGGTCTGTGAGACGCACGCTCTTCTGGCTCCCTGAGTGGGAAGGAAAGAGAGCAAAACACGTTCGATGAATAGTCTGTTTGCAACCAGCCAACTGGCTGAGGATTCTGCCAAACAAGGTGTTAGGACCAGGGACAAAAACACTGCATGAATGATGCTTTGTACCTCTTGTTctgcaaaatgtgtttttcagtaaATGGAAAACTGCAAGATATCtttgtctcttttctctctgaGTTAAAGATTTAAATCACATATTAGAATTCAGAACTGTGCTAAAATTAATTTccctgtttgtttttagttttttttaaagccactgCTCACAGGTTAAGACAGTAATATGTGATCATACTGGCTTCTATCCGGCACACCCAGGTTCCTCTGCTGAAGGGGGATGCTGTGGATCACGATGAGGTCGTTCAGGTTGTGCTGAGTCGCGGCTGCTCCTACAGGGACTCTTCCAGCCTGGGGTTTGGTGTGAGATGAGTGACAGATAGTAATGAGACAGATGGGATGAAAAGTAAAAGATGGAAATGATTAAGGGGTCAAGGAGGGGAGGGAGATAGGAGGGGACAAAATCACATAATATAAGAAGAGGCTAATAGGGCTAGTTATTTCCATATGTATAGTGCAGAAAAATTGCCAAGAAATGGTTATTCGTCATGCAGTGATGTAAGGAGGGCCCCATATTTGCTATGGCACCAAAAAGACAACAGTCACAACactaaaaatgcaacaaaaacaataagtaGCAAAATAATACATTCCAGCACTCTCCTAAAAAAGGAAGGCTCTAACTACAGTTAAACTTGTACATGTTTAAAGTAAGTTGTAGTTAATTAAAAAGATAAACAGATGGCGACGCTTCGGTGTTAATCAACAGTCACAAACACGTTTAATCTAGAGGTAAAGATAATGAGCCGCTGTGGACGGCATGCACACAGCACGCCACCATTTTGGCTCTAAGTGAGGGAGTTACATACACTGGAAGGCCTTTTCTGCTTTTTGGATTTCCGTCTGGACTTGTGCTTTGAGCCCCTTGACTTTGTGTTCTTTAAGTGAGAGTGGTAGAGGGCATGTCCAAAGAAAGAGACAGTGGATacaaaggaaaggaaggaagaaGGGTAAGTGAGAAAGAGGGTAATAAGAACAgaagaaaattgaaaaaataaaaataaaaaagaatgacCAAAAGAGATGAAATAAGACAAAATACATTGGCATGGTGAAGAGTGGAAAGTGAagagggaagaaaagaaaacagtgatACAAGTTAATGAACTGGAAGCGCTGAAAGAGTGAAGAGCAACAGGCAGGGGTAATAATTAAGTGTGAACTCTGGAGCAGACACATGTGACTCTAGGTAAAATGAGTCTTACCTCAATCCATACGAGAAATGTATTCATTAACTCTATAAGACTAAACTTGCCAATGCTATTCAAATGACTTCTTTTCAGTTAATACATTGTCATTATTAAAGTGAAGAAGGCGCCACATAAAAGTGacacttttttaaatatacaaagGAAATCTATAACTATTTATGTTCTTCTATTATAACATAGTCACTTAGTTTGATGGCAtcgactaaaagaaaaaaaaaattcaattttgACCCTCCTGATAGTGATGAAAGTGAAACGAGGCCCACAGTCTGAACTCCCTTAGACGCACCCCGGTGCCTCCCATTACTCCTCAGACCACTGACCTGGAACTGCATGCCAGCTGTGAGTGGGGGCACCCGGCTCTGGCCAAGTTTGGGCAGCATCGTGGGCAGCGTGGAGAGCAGCATAAAGGGATTCTGGAAATCTTGCTGCATAGGGCTCAAGTTCCCAGAAATATTTTCATCATCTGCCAATGACAAATTTAAAACTGTTGTGCATAAGAATGTTGATTTGTTAATTAGAGTTCAGCCTAACGCATGCAAACCAGTCAAATTCAGCCTACGTGAAGTGCAGCATTCCCAGTGGCGTTGAACCAGCTCTTTCATGCAGCCAATGAGCTGCCGCCACACATCATCAAACAGCAGATCGAGAACAGCGTGGCGGCGACACCGGTATGGTGAGACTGGGGGCAGACATTTATGCCTCCGACTCGACTCGGAGCAATCCTGTTCCCACTGGTCATCCTCCCTGCAGAAATAGGATCTTATAAGAAAATGAACAACACATAAACAGCAATTCTGAAAACAGAGTAACTTACAAGTCTGTGCTATCAAAAGCAAGATATTCCTCCATCTGACCCTCTATTTCAGTCACTCTATTCTTGTCATGGCTGCCAATGCCGCTGGAGGTACCAGGCTGAGCATCCAAGTCTGGTGAATTGGATCTGATCAGATGTGCTCTCCGGCCCTGCACATTCAACCTTACCCCCACCAAGAGAAGACGAGACTTAGTTAAACAAGGTCATTTCCATAAAAACTAAATCCCTCAAATTTAGCAGACAACCACATGTTGAAAAGTAGAATTAACATAATTTTAATATGTACAAACAAGCTTAATCTAATCTCTTTTATATCAACGCGATTTACGGAAAAACTAGTTAGACAGCAGAGCAGCCTAATTCCTACTAGTCTATCAATTAAAAGTGTGAGTCAAAGCATCATTTTCTCAGAACCATGATACCAATCATGACTCAGGCTCAGATTATTAATTAAAAAGCCAGAGGATCTAGGTCACAAAACCAGAGTCAGCCAGGACTCCTCTATAATTGATGCAAAAACAGGAGTAATCTGGACAGCCAACATCCACtcaagacagacagacagaggcattgcagtttttctttaaataataaagcaaGATATGGCTTTTTTGGGCTTTGAACATACATAACTGCTGTAAACTGTTTCATAGTTAGTTAGTGTTAACAGAGTTTATTGACAGTAATGGCTGTCTCTTGTCTCTGCTGTTTCAGAGTAAAAGCTGAAGACTGACtgataaaacaaaatgcaatgtcCATTTTAAGCGGCAGTGACAGGCTGTTCTGAGTAACGTTTGACATTCCTGAAATCTTCTTCAGCCAAGAATGATAAAAGCGataaccaaatttccccttgtgggacaattaaaggattattctatatcagccataattatgtggacacAAATCAAACATAACAGCCTACGATACTATCTAAACTGCACCCTCCAAGATAACGCTAGATCAGATGGTGAGATACCACTCACACACGCAGAGATATCTTCGTATATCTGAGAGAGATGCAACAGGTGATCTCTAACCTTATGTATCGACTCAGTGCAGAGTTGAGACTTACTCTGTTCCTTCCCTATCTTTCTCCTGGGGTTTCAAGCTGCTTTCTTTGCCCGCCGACAGCCTGCTGGAAGCGCTGCCTTTCCCTGAGGTAGTATACCACTGGAAGCCTTCATCACTGGGACACAGCAGCTGAGTCCCCAGGATActgagtgacacacacacacacacacaatgaataTGTAAAACAAGTGCGATTCTGTAGAAGAATCGAACACTTTTACAGGTTTTTCTCCACAGAATTAGTCTTTGATCCCACTGCTGCCCCATTTCGTTGAGAATTAAAAAAGGGCTGGCTGATGATAGGAGACGGCGGATTAGATACCGAAGATGAGGGAAACGTGTGGCCCACTGCTGACATTCATCCTGGAGCCCCTGGAGTATTCCTCCCCCACTTCCTCTTCCCTCATAAAGATCTTTGTCGATCTCCTCAAACATTTGCTGCACCTGCCGTGATGCCGCCTTGTCAAACTCCTATGGGATGGAAACAGGAACACAGGAAAGAGAGTTATTCTTCACGACTAAAAGTGCCTGCATTTTACTTACTGGCAACATATCACTTTTCAATGCAAGCATCAACGTGCATGATAATTAGCTCCTAGTATCTTGAGATGCATTCAAGTGTTTGTGGTCGTTGCTCATGTCATAAAAAAAAGGTCAAGGTGGAGAAAGATGTATATTTAAGAGAATGTCTCTTAAGTGAGAGTTTTTGCTTCTCAGAAGCAACTTGAGgacaaaaaactaaataaatcatTGAGtcctaaaaaaaagttttgtaaaAACAGCAGGGTCTGGTCTGCAGcaatgtgtttgtgtctataataagacaacagaaaaaaaagaaaaagaaaaacaacatatcTAGTGTTTTAGTGTGCACAGTGTGTACATCCTTTGTTTTACAGACAGAGTCAGGCTGGCATCAGTTTTCTCGTGAGCAGACTTACATCGTAGCCCCAGGAGAAAACAGAGCTCCTCTCGGTGGAGATGCCAGTACCCGTGGAGCTGTGAATACCTAACCAGGACTGGCTGGAGTCTACTGAGATGACAGTGGGGCACTGAGAGTGGCCTGAAGCAGCAGATGTCTCTGAGCTAAGCACAAAGACAAAACCGTTATGTAGCCTGGCTGTAAAATCAATGGGAAGAACCAAATTCCCTATATGAAGTGTCTAGTGTTTCTAGCACTCGTTCTTCCTTTTCAGCACACGATTTCTCTTTTCATCAGTTTTTCTTGTACCAGAAGAAACGGAAGAACCAACAACTTGTATAATCTGAAAAATAAGCCTCTGTTACTCCGCTGAGGGAATCGAACTGGTGTCAGCTGCTGATATTATCAAGGTGGAAAGTGAAGGCCAAATGTCAAGGCAATTGAATATTCTAACAGGCTGCctcatattttattcttttaactgCGCATCTGAAGGAGGCAATGTGATATGAATTAATCCGCTGCTTCTGGGTGTCACATAGCAAGAGCCCTGAGAATCAGTTGTCTGCTCAAGATGGTGTaacattacaaaatacacaaGCATgagaatgtgtgtatgtgtgactgGTTGCAGGCTGTTTTATTTCAGCCTTATTCTGGTGTTGCTTAGGTTTGTCTGCTTACATAACAGCCAAGAAGCAAGGCTTGACTACTCTGCAGTCATTTTGTAACATACTCTAGGCACTTATTTGAGCACAGTTTCTTAAGTACCACTGTCTTTGTTCTCACACAGATTTCAATACTATACTGTAACAAGCCTGGCGTGTGAGTCCTTCTGCAGAATGACCAGGACTCAGTTACCTGTTGTGTGCAGAAGCAGCTTCCTGCAGGTCATGGAGGTAGCAC
The Pelmatolapia mariae isolate MD_Pm_ZW linkage group LG13, Pm_UMD_F_2, whole genome shotgun sequence DNA segment above includes these coding regions:
- the fam149b1 gene encoding protein FAM149B1 isoform X1; its protein translation is MISRYNRRPVSHKLEIRGLSRSSLDHHPLPEEADDNQTPPCYLHDLQEAASAHNSSETSAASGHSQCPTVISVDSSQSWLGIHSSTGTGISTERSSVFSWGYDEFDKAASRQVQQMFEEIDKDLYEGRGSGGGILQGLQDECQQWATRFPHLRILGTQLLCPSDEGFQWYTTSGKGSASSRLSAGKESSLKPQEKDREGTELNVQGRRAHLIRSNSPDLDAQPGTSSGIGSHDKNRVTEIEGQMEEYLAFDSTDLEDDQWEQDCSESSRRHKCLPPVSPYRCRRHAVLDLLFDDVWRQLIGCMKELVQRHWECCTSHDENISGNLSPMQQDFQNPFMLLSTLPTMLPKLGQSRVPPLTAGMQFQNTKSRGSKHKSRRKSKKQKRPSSAGRVPVGAAATQHNLNDLIVIHSIPLQQRNLGVPDRSQEPEERASHRPGSSAVPSNKPRPRRPLEQSSSSLSRPAQSARRRNPPPRTLLPLVPNPSQSSAVGSMDEVIRGTRLPTASDQLTSPPLPLSRNTLLPPISTGDPDSSYSGQPSKTAQRQKGPSSRAHSAINDKAGSSVPRDRHHLLDVFSRPNTTHTYRSDTPYRRSFTVLDNIGQGRPGRASVGTDSLGIGVTGISLGISSSSFLDSFSHHPLGHSPIKDEEEPDPQAPVPAPLVPASVPSRSHTRGGISSRASRPGL
- the fam149b1 gene encoding protein FAM149B1 isoform X2 translates to MISRYNRRPVSHKLEIRGLSRSSLDHHPLPEEADDNQTPPCYLHDLQEAASAHNSSETSAASGHSQCPTVISVDSSQSWLGIHSSTGTGISTERSSVFSWGYDEFDKAASRQVQQMFEEIDKDLYEGRGSGGGILQGLQDECQQWATRFPHLRILGTQLLCPSDEGFQWYTTSGKGSASSRLSAGKESSLKPQEKDREGTELNVQGRRAHLIRSNSPDLDAQPGTSSGIGSHDKNRVTEIEGQMEEYLAFDSTDLEDDQWEQDCSESSRRHKCLPPVSPYRCRRHAVLDLLFDDVWRQLIGCMKELVQRHWECCTSHDENISGNLSPMQQDFQNPFMLLSTLPTMLPKLGQSRVPPLTAGMQFQAGRVPVGAAATQHNLNDLIVIHSIPLQQRNLGVPDRSQEPEERASHRPGSSAVPSNKPRPRRPLEQSSSSLSRPAQSARRRNPPPRTLLPLVPNPSQSSAVGSMDEVIRGTRLPTASDQLTSPPLPLSRNTLLPPISTGDPDSSYSGQPSKTAQRQKGPSSRAHSAINDKAGSSVPRDRHHLLDVFSRPNTTHTYRSDTPYRRSFTVLDNIGQGRPGRASVGTDSLGIGVTGISLGISSSSFLDSFSHHPLGHSPIKDEEEPDPQAPVPAPLVPASVPSRSHTRGGISSRASRPGL